In Acidimicrobiales bacterium, a genomic segment contains:
- a CDS encoding MFS transporter yields MTALTDAEATPARRRRRRSPSTTAPDEVVDVDAARERLRATARDALGVHQAGDPAPLREAMAKSSIGWYPLAALSLLVIIDEFQSYAFLVLGPEISDSLGISRSSLGAIVAFKTLAIMVAALPMAALVQRRARRAVLSVATAFAWSVATLGSGFVRSGSALTGVLVADGASTGSVRALHPPLLLDSYPPEARIRVLSFYRGADSVGNILAPLLVAALTALLGFTWRGVFVVMGVVSVAASVFAVRLRDPGYGRWDVEKVRDRVREATDGATSTIDGDDVRLGFFEIVRRLFLIPTVRRMLAVYATMGMLIVPLYTYLFFYLDDRWGVGPGGRGIFFAASAAGSLVSLSLFARRGEADFRRDPKVFVRRGAMFLQAGVIAMAVATLMPSFALVVLLFCVSGALLALMVPVLHAAMLSVVRPTMRPHAAALAGIFLSAVGGFGGLLLLDGFDRRFGAGTAIAVLAVPGLVAAAVLRSSASVIDGDFDRLLDEIVEEEQLSTLRARGVQLPMLSCRNLDVAYGRLQVLFGVDFTVDDGEMVALLGTNGAGKSTLLRAVSGLNIPNRGSVRYRGADITYLDAERRVRLGILQVPGGKAVFAPLTVVENLRAFGNAHGRKARSVEADLDIAFEAFPALASKRDQRASTLSGGEQQMLGLAKAFIAQPRLLLIDELSLGLAPKVVGELLAMVRTINGRGTAVVLVEQSVNIALSLVDHAYFMEKGQVRFDGKSSDLLERADLLRSVFLGGAAGAFAGGTAGIVGHAEEKAAPR; encoded by the coding sequence TTGACCGCATTGACAGACGCAGAAGCAACCCCCGCGCGTCGCCGTCGGCGTCGCAGCCCGTCCACCACGGCCCCCGACGAGGTCGTCGACGTCGATGCCGCTCGCGAGCGCCTGCGGGCGACGGCACGGGACGCCTTGGGGGTGCACCAGGCAGGAGACCCCGCGCCGTTGCGCGAGGCAATGGCGAAGTCGAGCATCGGTTGGTACCCACTGGCGGCGCTGAGCCTGCTCGTCATCATCGACGAGTTCCAGAGCTACGCCTTCCTCGTGCTCGGCCCTGAGATCAGTGACTCGCTGGGGATCAGCCGGAGCAGCCTTGGCGCCATCGTGGCCTTCAAGACGCTGGCGATCATGGTGGCTGCCCTGCCCATGGCCGCCCTCGTGCAACGACGCGCCCGACGGGCCGTGCTCAGCGTGGCCACCGCGTTCGCCTGGAGCGTGGCCACCTTGGGCAGCGGCTTCGTGCGCAGCGGCTCGGCCCTGACCGGTGTGCTCGTGGCCGACGGCGCCAGCACCGGCTCCGTGCGCGCCTTGCACCCCCCGCTGCTGCTCGACAGCTATCCGCCGGAGGCACGGATCCGGGTGCTGTCGTTCTACCGGGGAGCCGACAGCGTGGGGAACATCCTGGCCCCGTTGCTGGTGGCGGCGCTCACCGCCCTGCTCGGCTTCACGTGGCGTGGCGTCTTCGTGGTCATGGGCGTGGTATCGGTCGCCGCCTCGGTCTTCGCCGTTCGCCTCCGCGATCCCGGCTACGGGCGATGGGATGTCGAGAAGGTCCGTGATCGAGTGCGGGAGGCGACCGACGGGGCCACGTCGACGATCGACGGCGACGACGTACGACTCGGCTTCTTCGAGATCGTGCGACGGCTGTTTCTGATCCCGACGGTGCGTCGCATGCTCGCCGTGTACGCCACCATGGGCATGCTCATCGTCCCGCTGTACACCTACCTGTTCTTCTATCTCGACGACCGGTGGGGCGTCGGTCCTGGTGGGCGAGGCATCTTCTTCGCCGCTTCGGCAGCGGGCTCGCTGGTTTCGTTGTCGCTGTTCGCCCGCCGGGGCGAGGCCGACTTCCGTCGTGACCCCAAGGTGTTCGTGCGCCGGGGCGCGATGTTCCTCCAAGCCGGCGTGATCGCCATGGCGGTCGCGACACTGATGCCGTCGTTCGCCTTGGTGGTGCTGTTGTTCTGCGTGTCGGGCGCCCTGCTCGCCCTGATGGTGCCTGTCCTCCATGCCGCGATGCTGTCGGTCGTCCGGCCGACGATGCGGCCGCACGCGGCGGCGCTGGCCGGCATCTTCCTCTCGGCGGTGGGCGGTTTCGGCGGCCTGCTCTTGCTGGACGGGTTCGACCGTCGCTTCGGCGCAGGCACCGCCATCGCCGTGCTGGCTGTGCCCGGCCTCGTGGCTGCGGCTGTCCTGCGGAGCTCGGCCTCGGTCATCGACGGCGACTTCGATCGGCTGCTCGACGAGATCGTCGAGGAAGAGCAGCTGTCGACGCTCCGCGCGCGCGGCGTGCAACTTCCCATGCTTTCGTGCCGCAACCTCGATGTGGCCTACGGGCGCCTTCAGGTGCTGTTCGGGGTCGATTTCACGGTCGACGACGGTGAGATGGTCGCCCTCCTCGGCACCAACGGGGCCGGGAAGTCGACCCTCCTGCGGGCGGTGTCGGGCTTGAACATCCCGAACCGCGGGAGCGTCCGCTACCGCGGTGCCGACATCACGTACCTGGACGCCGAGCGCCGGGTGCGCCTCGGCATCCTCCAAGTCCCTGGTGGCAAAGCCGTCTTCGCACCCCTGACCGTGGTCGAGAACCTTCGCGCCTTCGGAAACGCCCACGGTCGCAAGGCGCGCAGCGTCGAGGCCGACCTCGACATTGCCTTCGAGGCGTTTCCGGCCTTGGCATCTAAGCGCGACCAGCGGGCATCGACGCTGTCGGGTGGCGAACAACAGATGCTCGGGCTGGCCAAGGCGTTCATCGCCCAGCCCCGCTTGCTGCTGATCGACGAGCTCTCACTGGGCCTCGCCCCCAAGGTGGTCGGAGAGCTGCTCGCCATGGTCCGCACGATCAACGGCCGCGGCACCGCGGTGGTGTTGGTGGAGCAATCGGTGAACATCGCCCTGTCGCTCGTCGACCACGCCTACTTCATGGAGAAGGGCCAGGTGCGCTTCGACGGCAAGTCCTCCGACTTGCTCGAGCGCGCCGACCTGCTCCGGTCCGTGTTTCTCGGCGGTGCCGCCGGGGCGTTCGCCGGCGGTACCGCCGGCATCGTCGGTCACGCAGAGGAGAAGGCCGCACCGCGATGA
- a CDS encoding ABC transporter substrate-binding protein, producing the protein MNMSRRVLALLLPLVLTAGCASTTPWARQSDDVLEAGEHATGVDLDGDGDIDVTTETTASSAGTALGPGTGPTGTGPTGTAPGTQGTGPTGPTGPTGPGGFTGKPYGKGVTDTKVKIGFIATKEGVANDAYARSGLKNIDSGPQERSAQAMVEWINANGGIRGRTVEAVIHAVERVDETEWCNKFTGDNEVLAVIVNNQATSLVSCLANKKTMLLHEDSTIGDEEDFRRYAPWYYAPAWMDQTRNAKAYVDGLAAQGYFTPGAKIGLLRYDSPTHARAASVLKARLAHYGLSVTEEVAGSGLSDARWPGVAVTNFRRAGVKKLLILDFKSQMVVLFGLAAEQAQYHDLQYGLNSSSLWDFSSANVGSQFDNGGGAVGVGHRPIDDVKSTDHNATVKQCLAIYAAKGIQLHTSNSLRYNLAFCDQVMFLKAGFDRATALNATAFNTAVSQLGTSFVPSLTFGTKIAPAGIGPSKVRYARFDAGCQCFRYAGGLVDVQP; encoded by the coding sequence ATGAACATGTCCCGGCGGGTCTTGGCCCTCCTCCTACCGCTGGTGCTCACGGCGGGGTGCGCGTCGACGACCCCTTGGGCTCGCCAGAGCGACGATGTCCTCGAAGCCGGTGAGCACGCCACAGGGGTCGACCTCGACGGCGACGGCGACATCGACGTCACGACGGAGACGACGGCATCCTCGGCCGGGACGGCACTCGGTCCGGGCACCGGGCCCACGGGGACCGGCCCGACCGGGACGGCGCCCGGCACGCAGGGAACAGGACCGACAGGACCGACAGGACCGACAGGACCAGGCGGCTTCACGGGCAAGCCCTACGGCAAGGGCGTCACCGACACCAAGGTCAAGATCGGGTTCATCGCCACCAAGGAGGGTGTCGCCAACGACGCCTATGCACGATCTGGCCTGAAGAACATCGACAGCGGGCCGCAGGAGCGCTCGGCGCAGGCCATGGTCGAGTGGATCAACGCCAACGGCGGCATCAGGGGACGCACAGTCGAAGCGGTGATCCACGCCGTCGAGCGGGTGGACGAGACCGAGTGGTGCAACAAGTTCACCGGTGACAACGAGGTGCTCGCCGTCATCGTGAACAACCAGGCCACGTCGCTCGTCTCCTGCCTCGCCAACAAGAAGACGATGTTGCTCCACGAGGACAGCACCATCGGCGACGAGGAGGACTTCAGGCGGTACGCCCCCTGGTACTACGCGCCGGCGTGGATGGACCAGACCCGCAACGCCAAGGCCTACGTCGACGGGTTGGCGGCGCAGGGCTACTTCACTCCCGGCGCCAAGATCGGGCTTCTCCGTTACGACAGCCCGACCCACGCACGGGCGGCCTCCGTACTGAAGGCGCGCCTGGCCCACTACGGCCTGTCGGTGACCGAGGAAGTGGCCGGCTCAGGGCTCTCGGACGCACGGTGGCCGGGCGTCGCCGTCACCAACTTCCGGCGAGCCGGGGTGAAGAAGCTCCTGATCCTCGACTTCAAGTCGCAGATGGTCGTGCTGTTCGGCCTGGCCGCCGAGCAGGCGCAGTACCACGACCTCCAGTACGGGCTCAACAGCTCCTCGCTGTGGGATTTCTCGTCGGCGAACGTGGGCAGCCAGTTCGACAACGGGGGAGGGGCGGTCGGCGTCGGGCACCGGCCCATCGACGACGTGAAGTCGACGGACCACAACGCCACGGTCAAGCAGTGCTTGGCGATCTACGCCGCCAAGGGCATCCAGCTCCACACCTCGAACTCGCTCCGCTACAACCTCGCCTTCTGCGACCAGGTCATGTTCCTGAAGGCCGGCTTCGACCGGGCCACGGCGTTGAATGCCACAGCGTTCAACACAGCGGTGTCGCAGCTCGGTACGAGCTTCGTCCCTTCCCTGACGTTCGGGACCAAGATCGCCCCGGCGGGCATCGGTCCGTCGAAGGTCCGCTACGCCCGCTTCGACGCCGGATGCCAGTGCTTCCGATATGCGGGCGGCCTCGTCGACGTGCAGCCCTGA
- a CDS encoding 3-hydroxyacyl-CoA dehydrogenase family protein, protein MGSSRRVGVLGGGHMGAGIAQTAAVAGCEAVCVDIDASAVEKARRTVTSGRYGLERAVELGKLTAEQAASTMSRLTFTDDRERLADVDIVIEAIPEDYALKVRTFADLDRLVQPLAVFASNSSGLPISAMAGATERPDRVIGWHWASPAPIRPLAEIVVTKQTSKETTELVCELATQFGKNPIVVRDTPASWGYVTSRIYVAAMREARRVVDERIAKAEDVDQLMIDCYAWPAGPLGIAGAINSQWGEKG, encoded by the coding sequence ATGGGCAGCAGTCGGCGGGTCGGCGTTTTGGGTGGGGGTCACATGGGAGCCGGCATCGCGCAGACTGCTGCAGTCGCCGGTTGCGAGGCCGTGTGTGTCGACATCGACGCCTCCGCAGTGGAGAAGGCCCGCCGCACCGTCACCAGCGGCCGTTACGGCCTCGAGCGGGCCGTCGAACTGGGCAAGCTCACTGCCGAGCAGGCGGCCTCCACCATGAGCAGGCTGACGTTCACCGACGACCGCGAACGGCTGGCCGACGTCGACATCGTCATCGAGGCCATCCCGGAGGACTACGCCCTGAAGGTGCGCACGTTCGCCGACCTCGACCGCCTTGTGCAGCCTCTCGCCGTGTTCGCCTCGAACTCGTCGGGCCTGCCCATCTCCGCCATGGCGGGTGCCACCGAGCGGCCGGACCGGGTCATCGGCTGGCATTGGGCCTCGCCGGCCCCCATCCGCCCGTTGGCCGAGATCGTCGTCACCAAGCAGACCTCGAAGGAGACCACCGAGCTCGTCTGCGAACTGGCCACGCAATTCGGCAAGAACCCCATCGTCGTGCGTGACACACCTGCCTCGTGGGGCTACGTCACCAGCCGCATCTACGTGGCAGCCATGCGAGAGGCCCGGCGGGTAGTCGACGAGCGCATTGCCAAGGCGGAGGACGTCGATCAACTGATGATCGACTGCTACGCCTGGCCCGCGGGGCCCTTGGGCATCGCCGGCGCCATCAACTCGCAGTGGGGCGAGAAGGGGTGA
- a CDS encoding acyl-CoA dehydrogenase family protein, which produces MPIDFSFPPEIEEVRARVRLFMDEEVGPGQQQLDDNPTDRSIRVKVVLGLRDRAKELGLWLPHMPVEWGGMGLGPTAVASVFTEAGRHPIGPFVLNCQGPDEGNMHTLLHWATDEQKERYLRPLCDGKVRSCFAMTEPEVAGSDPTLIQTRAYEDGSEWVINGHKWFISGARGAKFAIVIARTEDNPEVAQAGNTAFIVDTDTPGWEVVRDVETMSGSHNHCEIRLTDVRVPASAMLGGRGQGHLLGQARLGPARLAHCMRWIGQAERALELMIDRATKRYAHGSYLAEKQGIQWLIADSTMELYQCKLMVLHAAYRIENKLPFKTEVSMAKHFVANTLWRVIDRAMQVHGALGYSTDSPLAGMMKSARWARFADGADEVHQWQIARGAIATWNDTQSVKGATGGLPL; this is translated from the coding sequence GTGCCCATCGACTTTTCGTTTCCGCCCGAGATCGAAGAGGTCCGCGCCCGCGTCCGTCTGTTCATGGACGAAGAGGTGGGACCGGGCCAGCAACAGCTCGACGACAACCCCACCGACCGGTCGATCCGGGTCAAGGTCGTGCTCGGCCTTCGCGACCGGGCGAAGGAGCTGGGCCTGTGGCTGCCCCACATGCCCGTCGAGTGGGGCGGCATGGGCCTCGGCCCCACCGCCGTCGCCTCGGTGTTCACCGAGGCCGGACGCCACCCCATCGGGCCGTTCGTCCTCAACTGCCAAGGACCGGACGAAGGCAATATGCACACGCTGCTCCACTGGGCCACCGATGAGCAGAAGGAGCGGTACCTGCGTCCGCTGTGCGACGGAAAGGTGCGGTCCTGCTTCGCCATGACCGAGCCCGAGGTGGCCGGCTCCGATCCCACACTCATCCAGACCCGCGCCTATGAGGACGGCAGCGAATGGGTGATCAACGGCCACAAGTGGTTCATCAGCGGGGCCCGGGGCGCCAAGTTCGCCATCGTCATTGCCCGCACCGAGGACAACCCGGAGGTTGCCCAAGCGGGCAACACGGCGTTCATCGTGGACACGGACACCCCGGGGTGGGAGGTGGTCCGCGACGTGGAGACGATGTCGGGCTCTCACAACCACTGCGAGATTCGGTTGACCGACGTTCGCGTGCCCGCCTCGGCCATGCTCGGCGGACGCGGGCAAGGGCATCTCCTCGGCCAGGCCCGCCTTGGGCCTGCTCGCCTGGCTCACTGCATGCGCTGGATCGGCCAGGCCGAACGAGCCCTCGAGCTGATGATCGACCGGGCGACCAAGCGTTATGCCCACGGCAGCTACCTGGCTGAGAAGCAGGGCATCCAATGGTTGATCGCCGACTCCACGATGGAGCTGTACCAGTGCAAGCTGATGGTGCTGCACGCTGCCTACCGCATCGAGAACAAGCTCCCGTTCAAGACCGAGGTGTCGATGGCCAAGCACTTCGTGGCCAACACCCTGTGGCGCGTCATCGACCGGGCCATGCAGGTACACGGGGCGCTCGGGTACTCCACCGACAGCCCCTTGGCCGGGATGATGAAGTCGGCCCGATGGGCTCGTTTCGCCGACGGCGCCGACGAGGTGCACCAGTGGCAGATCGCCCGGGGCGCTATCGCCACCTGGAACGACACCCAGTCGGTGAAGGGCGCCACCGGGGGCCTACCGCTGTAG
- a CDS encoding LLM class flavin-dependent oxidoreductase — protein MKLGVLAVANSPAEIAERARRAEASGIDAVWAAELYDRAATIGAAAVAQATERVAVGTGIAYAFGRTPMVLAAEARNIDSLSGGRFVLGLGTGTVRMQQDWMGLDGTAPAARLEELVTLLRKLWRVHEGPVDHDGRFYRVRLQPTAVTGPPLRMPPVYLAGFNKRMIAAAGAVADGFIGHPVFTPEYVDKVVRPALESGARRAGRDGAELPVVGYVICAVDEDPEVARRWAAGQVAYYATVKTYAPVFELHGFEAVVSDIRAAWERRDLAAMAAVVPDEMVDVFAAAGTADDVRRKVHERWSPVYDQALLYPAGRSEQSTFDLLLSTFAR, from the coding sequence ATGAAACTCGGCGTGCTGGCGGTGGCCAACTCGCCGGCAGAGATCGCCGAGCGAGCCCGCCGAGCCGAAGCCTCCGGCATCGACGCCGTGTGGGCCGCCGAGCTCTACGACCGGGCGGCAACCATCGGGGCTGCGGCCGTTGCCCAGGCCACCGAACGGGTGGCCGTGGGGACGGGCATCGCCTACGCCTTCGGGCGCACGCCCATGGTGTTGGCTGCCGAGGCGCGCAACATCGACTCGCTCTCTGGCGGCAGGTTCGTCCTCGGCCTCGGCACCGGGACCGTTCGAATGCAGCAGGACTGGATGGGCCTAGACGGCACAGCCCCGGCCGCCCGGCTCGAGGAGCTCGTCACACTCCTGCGCAAGCTGTGGCGCGTGCACGAGGGACCGGTCGACCACGACGGCCGCTTCTACCGCGTGCGCCTCCAGCCGACGGCGGTCACCGGCCCACCCCTGCGCATGCCGCCGGTCTACCTGGCCGGGTTCAACAAGCGCATGATCGCAGCGGCAGGCGCCGTGGCCGACGGCTTCATCGGCCATCCGGTGTTCACGCCGGAGTACGTCGACAAGGTCGTCAGGCCCGCGCTGGAGAGCGGCGCCCGCCGGGCTGGGCGCGACGGGGCCGAACTGCCGGTCGTCGGCTATGTGATCTGCGCCGTCGACGAGGACCCGGAGGTGGCCCGACGCTGGGCCGCGGGCCAGGTCGCCTACTACGCCACGGTGAAGACCTACGCGCCGGTGTTCGAGCTCCACGGCTTCGAGGCGGTGGTCAGCGACATCCGTGCCGCCTGGGAGCGCCGGGACCTGGCCGCCATGGCCGCGGTGGTGCCGGACGAGATGGTCGACGTGTTCGCCGCCGCGGGAACGGCCGACGACGTCCGGCGCAAGGTGCACGAACGGTGGTCGCCGGTCTACGACCAAGCCCTCCTGTACCCGGCGGGCCGCTCCGAGCAGTCGACGTTCGACCTGCTGCTCAGCACCTTCGCCCGCTGA